From Gimesia panareensis, the proteins below share one genomic window:
- a CDS encoding DUF1501 domain-containing protein: MINPQSESLNLARRRFLMNSSCSVAGYALAAMMQQEGLLAGEEAASLANPLAPKDSHFPGTAKNCIFIFLAGGPSQLDLYDPKPKLQELNGQPLPKELTEKVRFAFINKESATLSGSSRKFKKYGECGTEFSDVLPHIASCADDIALIRSMYTEQFNHHPAQLMMNTGVGRFGRPSVGSWLTYGLGSQSNNLPGYVVLTAGRGASGGASLWSSGSLPSTYAGVLFRNQGEPVLNLNNPPGINSAIQKSGLEAIKQLNQEQLQRTGDDEIASRIASYELAFQMQSSAPELIDLSSETKETQEAYGVHRKGNTKEGKRGGGSDTEAAFARNCLLARRLVERGVRFVNLYHASWDHHSGLDAGIQRNAGIVDQPVAALLKDLKQRGLLDSTLVVMAGEFGRTPLGENRTGSKAVTGRDHHPNAFSLWMAGGGVKGGQVLGKTTELGWSVEEDPVHINDFHATLLHLFGLNHLKLAQKFGGLDIRLTNVGGKIVDKLIA; the protein is encoded by the coding sequence ATGATAAATCCTCAATCTGAATCGTTGAATCTGGCCCGACGTCGGTTTCTGATGAATTCATCCTGCAGTGTTGCCGGATACGCGCTGGCTGCGATGATGCAGCAAGAGGGGCTGCTGGCAGGAGAAGAGGCAGCCAGTCTGGCCAATCCGCTGGCGCCAAAAGATTCCCATTTCCCCGGCACAGCCAAGAACTGTATCTTTATTTTTCTCGCCGGTGGTCCCAGTCAGCTTGACCTGTATGACCCCAAACCGAAACTGCAGGAATTAAACGGACAGCCACTCCCCAAAGAGCTGACCGAAAAAGTTCGGTTTGCATTTATCAATAAAGAGTCTGCCACCCTGAGCGGCAGCTCGCGCAAGTTCAAAAAATACGGAGAATGCGGAACTGAATTCTCCGACGTACTGCCCCACATTGCTTCCTGCGCAGACGATATTGCACTGATCCGTTCGATGTATACAGAACAGTTCAATCATCATCCGGCTCAGCTGATGATGAACACCGGCGTGGGCCGGTTCGGCAGACCGAGTGTCGGCTCCTGGCTGACTTATGGTCTGGGCAGCCAGTCGAATAACCTGCCCGGTTACGTCGTCTTGACTGCCGGTCGTGGTGCCAGCGGCGGTGCTTCGCTCTGGTCGAGCGGTTCCCTGCCTTCGACTTATGCAGGTGTGCTGTTCCGCAATCAGGGGGAGCCGGTCCTGAACCTGAATAATCCCCCCGGGATTAACTCAGCCATCCAGAAATCAGGACTGGAAGCGATTAAACAACTCAACCAGGAACAGCTGCAGCGAACCGGCGACGATGAGATTGCCAGCCGGATTGCCAGCTATGAACTGGCTTTTCAGATGCAGTCCTCTGCACCGGAACTGATCGACCTCTCCAGTGAAACGAAAGAGACCCAGGAAGCGTATGGCGTCCATCGCAAAGGGAATACCAAGGAAGGCAAACGGGGAGGTGGTTCGGATACCGAAGCTGCCTTCGCCCGCAATTGCCTGCTGGCACGCAGACTGGTCGAGCGCGGTGTTCGCTTCGTGAACCTCTATCATGCGTCCTGGGATCACCATAGCGGACTGGATGCCGGGATCCAGCGGAACGCCGGGATTGTCGACCAACCAGTGGCAGCTCTGCTGAAAGACCTCAAACAGCGCGGGCTGCTGGATTCCACCCTGGTCGTGATGGCGGGTGAATTCGGCCGCACCCCCCTGGGAGAAAACCGGACCGGATCGAAGGCGGTTACCGGCCGAGATCACCACCCGAATGCGTTCAGTCTCTGGATGGCAGGCGGCGGCGTCAAAGGGGGACAGGTGCTCGGCAAAACGACCGAACTGGGCTGGTCTGTCGAAGAAGACCCCGTGCACATCAACGATTTCCATGCGACGTTACTGCACCTGTTCGGTTTAAATCACCTTAAACTGGCACAGAAATTTGGCGGTCTGGATATCCGACTGACCAATGTCGGCGGCAAGATCGTAGATAAACTGATCGCGTAG
- a CDS encoding BBP7 family outer membrane beta-barrel protein encodes MVNPAYRLMIGMIVLLSGVGVRSAQAQYAPAMAQPAAQESLYQATAYHGGHKGNLVYEPAPDYYASPDQYASEYYAPDYYGGAANSGSIMQVLPEDRGWGYDHPWDGFFKNLAENSWLRVEYMLVKSPPGNQLVGGQLPSGNDPRLPFPAADANGLLTLSSKEADLSSIGKKGTNGIRGTFGIDFERGTLEAIFFGTQSDVSSVSYGQAELMGPTFGQTDMISIITSLDGQTAIAGRNFNEKFSVLYRSQAWGAESNYVLNTDQLFFKTIYGAGGFQMRPLFGFRYLKIAEDMDVRGSFEELTTTPTVPLFESTIQSATNNKLYVPQAGIRMEFVHPWFTISAEPKVGFGVNHYKGSVMTDQFLDSTDPTHYTAISKTSFSPTFEFGVNARFHLNEWFTFNVGYNFLWANQIARPGTIVYYNSSSTTTNGVSLQAQNSLDSYKLHGLVLGGEIRWP; translated from the coding sequence ATGGTAAATCCGGCCTATCGTTTGATGATTGGGATGATTGTTCTCCTGTCGGGAGTGGGAGTCCGTTCTGCGCAGGCTCAGTATGCTCCTGCCATGGCACAGCCCGCCGCACAGGAGAGTCTGTACCAGGCCACCGCGTACCACGGTGGTCACAAAGGGAATCTGGTTTACGAACCAGCGCCGGATTATTATGCGTCTCCCGATCAATATGCGTCTGAGTATTATGCCCCCGATTATTACGGGGGCGCAGCCAACTCCGGAAGCATCATGCAGGTCCTCCCGGAAGACCGGGGCTGGGGTTACGATCATCCCTGGGATGGATTTTTCAAAAATCTGGCTGAAAACAGCTGGTTGCGTGTGGAATACATGCTCGTAAAATCGCCTCCCGGAAATCAACTGGTGGGGGGGCAATTACCTTCGGGCAACGATCCCCGCCTGCCATTTCCAGCAGCGGATGCAAATGGATTGTTGACTCTGTCTTCCAAAGAAGCAGATTTGAGTTCGATCGGCAAGAAGGGAACGAATGGAATTCGAGGTACCTTTGGTATCGATTTTGAGAGAGGTACCCTGGAAGCCATTTTCTTCGGTACTCAATCTGATGTGAGCTCTGTTTCCTATGGTCAGGCAGAACTGATGGGGCCCACCTTCGGTCAGACCGATATGATCTCGATCATTACCAGTCTGGATGGTCAGACAGCGATCGCAGGTCGCAATTTCAACGAAAAATTTTCAGTGCTCTACCGGTCTCAGGCATGGGGAGCGGAAAGTAACTATGTCCTCAATACAGACCAGCTGTTCTTTAAGACCATTTACGGTGCCGGCGGATTTCAGATGCGACCTCTGTTTGGTTTCCGCTATCTGAAGATCGCCGAAGATATGGATGTCAGAGGTTCCTTTGAAGAGCTCACCACGACGCCGACCGTTCCGTTATTTGAAAGTACTATTCAGTCGGCCACGAACAACAAACTGTATGTTCCTCAGGCAGGGATCCGGATGGAGTTTGTGCATCCCTGGTTTACGATCTCGGCAGAACCCAAAGTTGGTTTTGGTGTGAATCATTACAAGGGAAGTGTGATGACAGATCAGTTTCTGGATTCCACCGATCCCACGCACTATACTGCCATCTCTAAGACCAGCTTCTCACCCACCTTTGAATTTGGTGTGAATGCCCGCTTCCATCTGAATGAGTGGTTCACTTTCAATGTCGGGTATAATTTCCTGTGGGCGAATCAGATTGCCCGCCCCGGCACAATTGTCTATTACAACTCCAGTTCGACCACGACCAATGGTGTCTCACTGCAGGCACAGAACAGCCTGGACAGCTATAAACTCCACGGTCTGGTCCTGGGCGGGGAAATCCGCTGGCCCTGA
- a CDS encoding TMEM43 family protein → MNKQSENQQNEEASENTFGRRFKTALKNLGVGTVFLIAGLFLLWHNESKILEREQTISQAEAVLSETKPNAEQDAEKETAQEAPQTTTAFRWALRVGGWVILFLGLATLFKPLVVLVEKIPLIANFVGRGITIFALLSSLSLTLILISAVWMVARPVFGALMLLAGIVPLLFLYRSGRRARLKQAWKNA, encoded by the coding sequence ATGAATAAGCAGAGTGAAAATCAGCAGAACGAAGAAGCCTCAGAGAATACCTTTGGCAGACGCTTTAAAACGGCGTTGAAGAACCTGGGGGTCGGGACTGTTTTTCTGATCGCCGGTCTGTTTCTGCTCTGGCATAATGAATCGAAGATACTGGAGCGTGAGCAGACGATCTCCCAGGCTGAGGCAGTTCTCTCTGAAACCAAACCGAATGCTGAACAGGACGCTGAAAAAGAGACTGCCCAAGAGGCCCCTCAGACGACGACCGCCTTTCGCTGGGCTTTACGTGTCGGGGGCTGGGTGATTCTGTTTCTGGGCCTGGCGACGCTCTTTAAGCCCCTGGTCGTACTGGTGGAAAAGATCCCTTTGATCGCCAATTTTGTGGGCCGCGGTATCACCATCTTTGCCCTGCTCAGTTCTCTGAGCCTGACCTTGATTCTCATTTCGGCAGTCTGGATGGTCGCCCGTCCCGTATTTGGGGCCCTGATGCTCCTGGCAGGAATCGTACCGCTCCTGTTCCTGTATCGCTCCGGTCGCAGAGCGCGTCTCAAGCAGGCCTGGAAAAACGCCTGA
- a CDS encoding nucleoside hydrolase, translating to MKLFSIFLLVMTGLTLLPANITAAEPAKLIFDTDIGNDIDDALALAVIHALQSRGECELLAVTSSKENPYSALYCDVVNTFYGRPEIPLGRVQQGKTPQDGSYVRKVVEFAPEGQPVFPRQHASADELPEAVSLLRKTLAAQPDHSVVLVVVGFSTNIARLLQSPADAISPLTGTELVAQKVKLLSQMIGRFEPGKPASFHEYNVREDVPAARTLFELWPEKVPVVASGWEIGRAIQNRAVSILNDYNYVKYHPVKLGYEYWHKMPYDRPTYDLTSVLYAVRPERGYFGKSAAGRLRINQQGKLEHQQDSSGKHYFLTVTPEQVVRAQEVLESLSSQPPSH from the coding sequence ATGAAACTGTTTTCCATTTTTCTATTAGTTATGACCGGTCTTACTCTCTTGCCAGCGAACATTACCGCGGCTGAACCAGCCAAACTGATCTTTGATACCGATATTGGGAACGATATCGATGATGCCCTGGCCCTGGCGGTGATTCACGCCTTGCAGAGCAGGGGGGAATGCGAACTGCTGGCAGTCACGAGCAGCAAGGAGAATCCCTATTCTGCACTCTATTGCGATGTGGTCAATACGTTCTATGGACGTCCCGAAATTCCACTGGGACGGGTTCAGCAGGGCAAGACTCCCCAAGACGGATCATACGTGCGGAAGGTCGTCGAATTTGCCCCCGAGGGCCAGCCCGTCTTTCCGCGACAACATGCTTCTGCAGACGAACTCCCTGAAGCTGTCTCCCTGCTGCGTAAAACGCTGGCAGCGCAGCCGGACCATTCGGTGGTTCTGGTGGTGGTCGGTTTCTCTACCAACATCGCCAGGTTGCTGCAGTCTCCCGCGGATGCGATCAGCCCGCTGACCGGCACCGAGCTGGTCGCCCAGAAAGTCAAACTGCTTTCACAGATGATCGGTCGTTTCGAACCGGGCAAGCCTGCCTCTTTTCACGAATACAATGTTCGAGAAGATGTCCCTGCAGCGCGGACCCTGTTTGAATTGTGGCCAGAGAAGGTTCCCGTCGTGGCCAGCGGATGGGAGATTGGCAGAGCCATTCAGAATCGGGCTGTCAGTATTCTCAATGACTACAACTATGTGAAATATCATCCGGTGAAACTGGGGTATGAATACTGGCATAAAATGCCTTACGACCGCCCCACCTATGATTTAACCAGCGTGTTATATGCAGTGCGGCCGGAACGCGGGTATTTCGGAAAATCCGCTGCGGGGCGGCTGCGTATCAATCAGCAAGGCAAGTTGGAGCATCAGCAGGATTCCTCAGGGAAACATTATTTTCTGACAGTCACCCCCGAACAGGTTGTGCGGGCTCAGGAAGTACTGGAAAGCCTGTCCAGTCAGCCTCCCTCACACTGA